Proteins encoded in a region of the Bacillus methanolicus genome:
- a CDS encoding DUF502 domain-containing protein, protein MKSIFRNFINGILTIVPIILVIYVVFKTFLFLDSLLGNVLKPYLKEDYIPGIGLLATLVLITVLGWLSTKFLTGTIIKLIDRLLEKIPIVKTIYSVIKDTIHSFLGDKKSFSKVALVTVPGTEMKSIGFITAENLETFYDPLKDYTAVYIPQTFQVAGFTFLIPKEQIEIIDVKPEDAMKFILSGGMTSKNVH, encoded by the coding sequence ATGAAGAGTATTTTTCGCAATTTTATTAACGGGATTCTGACGATTGTTCCGATTATCCTTGTTATTTATGTAGTCTTTAAGACGTTTCTTTTCTTAGACAGCTTGCTCGGGAACGTACTGAAGCCGTATTTAAAAGAGGATTACATTCCCGGAATCGGACTGCTTGCAACGCTTGTTTTGATCACGGTTTTAGGCTGGCTGTCTACGAAATTCTTGACGGGAACAATCATCAAGTTAATTGATCGGCTGCTTGAAAAAATTCCGATCGTAAAAACGATTTATTCCGTTATAAAAGATACAATCCACTCTTTTCTCGGCGATAAAAAATCTTTTTCAAAAGTCGCACTTGTAACCGTTCCGGGAACAGAAATGAAAAGCATTGGGTTCATTACCGCTGAAAACCTTGAAACTTTTTATGATCCACTAAAAGATTACACAGCTGTTTATATTCCGCAAACCTTTCAAGTCGCAGGATTTACTTTCTTAATTCCGAAAGAACAAATTGAGATCATCGATGTAAAACCGGAAGATGCCATGAAGTTTATCCTTTCCGGCGGCATGACATCAAAAAACGTGCATTGA
- the msrB gene encoding peptide-methionine (R)-S-oxide reductase MsrB: protein MNELKKKLTPMQFEVTQNNGTEPPFHNEYWNETRDGIYVDIVSGKPLFSSKDKYDAGCGWPSFTKPIEEEEIVEKLDLSHNMIRTEVRSKSADSHLGHVFNDGPGPSGLRYCINSAALKFIPKEKLEEEGYGEYLSLFEEDK from the coding sequence ATGAACGAGCTAAAAAAGAAATTGACTCCAATGCAGTTTGAAGTTACACAGAACAATGGCACAGAGCCGCCGTTTCACAATGAATACTGGAATGAAACAAGGGATGGAATTTATGTCGATATCGTATCCGGAAAGCCATTGTTCAGTTCGAAGGATAAATATGATGCCGGTTGCGGCTGGCCAAGTTTTACCAAACCGATTGAAGAAGAAGAAATCGTTGAAAAATTGGATTTGAGCCATAATATGATTCGGACAGAAGTGCGCAGCAAATCCGCTGATTCTCATTTGGGCCATGTTTTCAATGATGGACCGGGGCCGTCCGGCTTGCGATACTGCATTAATTCAGCTGCATTAAAATTTATCCCGAAGGAAAAATTGGAAGAAGAGGGCTACGGAGAATATTTGTCTTTATTTGAAGAAGATAAATAA
- a CDS encoding RsmF rRNA methyltransferase first C-terminal domain-containing protein: MKLPENFIAKMSDLLENEAEAFLHTYTKEKASGLRINPIKISSEQWERLSPFSLQKIPFVQNGYYYDPNIDQPGKHPYHAAGLYYIQEPSAMFVAEQLDPKGTEKVLDLCAAPGGKTTQLAGLMNNKGLLLANEIHPKRAKALSENIERLGITNTVVTNETPEKLAERFPGYFDKILVDAPCSGEGMFRKDEEAIEFWSEQHVEACALQQRKILDSAYKMLKEGGTLVYSTCTFSPEENEQVIEYFIEKYPDMELINIQKPPGVDHGNPLWSKSKNSELTNTARLWPHHLKGEGHFAAKLRKTGTETPVRVKPAFSNVTKNQVSDYFKFVKESLSRIPFDNLFLFHQQLYSLPEDCFDLSGLKVLRAGLHLGELKKNRFEPNHALALALKQEEAVHTFSLTAENDSWLRYVKGETFSSEGDRGWMLVTIDGFPLGWGKEAKGTLKNFYPKGLRIQGA; this comes from the coding sequence GTGAAATTACCTGAAAATTTTATTGCGAAAATGTCCGACCTTCTTGAAAACGAAGCTGAAGCATTTTTACATACATACACGAAAGAAAAAGCAAGCGGATTAAGGATAAACCCAATAAAAATATCTTCTGAACAATGGGAGCGTCTTTCTCCTTTTTCCCTGCAAAAAATTCCCTTTGTTCAAAACGGCTATTATTATGACCCAAATATAGATCAGCCGGGAAAACATCCTTATCATGCCGCAGGTTTGTATTATATTCAAGAGCCAAGCGCCATGTTTGTCGCCGAACAGCTCGATCCTAAAGGGACTGAAAAAGTTCTTGATTTATGTGCTGCACCAGGCGGAAAGACGACCCAGTTAGCCGGGTTAATGAATAATAAAGGCTTGCTTTTGGCTAATGAAATTCATCCAAAGCGCGCCAAAGCACTGTCTGAAAACATTGAACGCCTCGGCATTACAAATACGGTTGTGACAAATGAAACACCGGAGAAATTGGCAGAAAGATTCCCCGGCTACTTCGATAAAATTCTTGTCGATGCCCCATGCTCCGGGGAAGGAATGTTCCGAAAAGATGAAGAGGCAATTGAGTTTTGGAGCGAACAGCATGTGGAAGCCTGCGCTTTACAGCAAAGAAAGATATTGGATTCTGCTTATAAAATGCTGAAAGAAGGGGGTACCCTCGTTTATTCGACATGCACGTTTTCTCCTGAAGAAAATGAACAAGTGATTGAATATTTTATCGAAAAATATCCGGATATGGAATTGATTAATATACAAAAACCACCTGGAGTAGATCACGGGAATCCATTATGGTCAAAATCGAAAAATAGTGAATTAACGAATACGGCAAGACTTTGGCCGCACCATCTGAAAGGTGAAGGGCATTTTGCAGCAAAGCTGCGTAAAACCGGGACCGAAACCCCGGTACGAGTAAAGCCGGCTTTTAGCAATGTCACAAAAAATCAGGTGTCTGATTACTTTAAGTTTGTAAAAGAAAGTTTATCCCGAATCCCTTTCGACAATTTATTTTTGTTTCATCAGCAGCTTTATTCCCTACCGGAAGACTGCTTTGATTTGTCGGGATTAAAAGTTCTTCGAGCCGGCCTCCACTTAGGGGAATTGAAGAAAAACCGCTTTGAACCGAACCATGCACTCGCCCTGGCGCTAAAGCAGGAAGAGGCTGTCCATACATTTTCTCTTACAGCTGAAAATGACAGTTGGCTTCGGTACGTAAAAGGAGAAACTTTTTCAAGCGAAGGAGACAGAGGCTGGATGCTAGTTACGATAGACGGCTTCCCGCTTGGATGGGGAAAAGAAGCAAAAGGAACATTAAAGAATTTCTATCCAAAAGGCCTGCGAATACAGGGGGCATAA
- a CDS encoding YpmS family protein — protein MKNKWKILFFLLLGINISFVAVFFVLINLPSDKKETEMARVDNGENVKFVIDTNKEDLNKVINHYLKKEGLTGPVDYKVLLRDEVELYGTMPFFGRDLEMRLTFEPEALENGNLVLKQKSISIGQLQLPVSYVLKIVRDSYHLPDWVTIVPNDEMVYVALQKLKLKSDIKVKVNEFDLKEDNIQFTLLVPTK, from the coding sequence ATGAAAAATAAATGGAAAATATTATTTTTTCTTTTGCTTGGGATCAATATTTCGTTTGTTGCTGTTTTCTTTGTTCTCATTAACTTGCCTTCTGATAAAAAGGAAACAGAAATGGCAAGAGTGGATAATGGCGAGAATGTGAAGTTTGTTATTGATACGAATAAAGAAGATTTGAACAAAGTCATTAATCATTATCTTAAAAAAGAAGGGTTAACCGGGCCTGTCGATTACAAAGTTTTGCTCAGGGACGAAGTGGAATTGTACGGCACGATGCCTTTCTTCGGCAGGGATCTCGAAATGAGATTAACATTTGAACCGGAAGCTTTAGAAAACGGTAATCTCGTTTTAAAGCAAAAATCGATTTCCATCGGCCAGCTGCAGCTGCCGGTTTCCTATGTGCTGAAAATTGTCCGCGACAGTTACCATCTGCCTGATTGGGTAACAATTGTTCCAAATGACGAAATGGTTTATGTAGCTCTTCAAAAATTGAAGCTGAAAAGCGATATTAAAGTGAAAGTAAATGAGTTCGATTTAAAAGAAGACAATATTCAATTTACTTTGTTAGTTCCAACCAAGTAA
- a CDS encoding SGNH/GDSL hydrolase family protein: protein MKKVLTFLFICLFLFIIFNYSPFSGSERVNSIKQTGISLKQEVHEEFFPKDIKVVSIGDSLTEGVGDSTGRGGYLPYLEKMLEKEKSINNAEFYNFGVRGHKTSQLLERLETIEVKKAIKEADIVVITIGGNDVMKVVRENFSDLKLQDFEGEKALYKNRLNKIIDKVKTLNPDSTVLLLGLYNPFFKWFSDIKEMNLVISDWNNTSRTILSQYNKAYFVEVADIFMESPENLLHKDYFHPNDKGYKLIAERMFQTLKSQGFEELTEERITAKKEEN, encoded by the coding sequence ATGAAGAAGGTGCTCACCTTTCTTTTTATCTGCTTATTTCTTTTCATTATTTTCAATTATTCTCCTTTTTCCGGAAGCGAAAGGGTTAATTCTATAAAACAAACGGGAATAAGTTTAAAACAAGAAGTTCACGAAGAATTTTTCCCAAAGGATATTAAAGTTGTATCTATCGGTGATTCTTTGACAGAAGGTGTCGGCGACAGTACGGGACGAGGCGGCTATTTGCCTTACCTTGAAAAAATGCTTGAAAAAGAGAAGTCCATCAACAATGCCGAATTTTATAATTTTGGTGTAAGAGGACATAAAACGTCACAGCTGTTAGAACGGCTGGAAACAATTGAAGTGAAGAAAGCGATTAAAGAGGCTGATATTGTTGTCATCACGATCGGCGGCAATGACGTCATGAAAGTAGTCCGGGAAAATTTTTCGGATTTAAAGCTTCAGGATTTTGAAGGGGAAAAAGCATTGTATAAGAACCGATTAAATAAGATTATTGATAAGGTCAAAACGCTTAATCCGGACAGTACCGTTTTGCTGCTTGGACTGTATAATCCATTTTTTAAATGGTTTTCTGATATTAAAGAAATGAATTTAGTCATTTCTGACTGGAACAATACAAGCAGAACGATTCTTTCACAATATAACAAAGCTTATTTTGTTGAGGTAGCAGATATTTTCATGGAATCGCCGGAGAATTTACTCCACAAGGATTATTTTCATCCAAATGACAAAGGGTATAAACTAATTGCAGAAAGAATGTTTCAAACCCTTAAAAGCCAGGGATTTGAGGAGCTCACCGAAGAAAGGATCACTGCGAAAAAAGAGGAGAACTAG
- a CDS encoding SCO family protein: MKHKLIGLTVLILVLILSACGQSKIEDAINRPLEDFNFTNQNGEPFGLKDLEGKVWVADFIFTNCADVCPPMTFNMAKLQKKVKEEGIENIEFVSFSVDPTVDDPETLKKYGEKYHADQSNWHFLTGYKQEEIEKFALDNFKALVKKPKQGDQVIHGTSFYLVDKNGNVMKEYTGLNEVPFDEIISDIKALQ, from the coding sequence ATGAAACATAAGTTGATTGGCTTGACAGTACTTATTCTCGTATTGATCCTTTCTGCGTGCGGTCAAAGTAAAATAGAGGATGCGATCAATCGACCGCTTGAAGATTTTAATTTCACAAATCAAAATGGAGAGCCGTTTGGCTTAAAAGATCTTGAAGGAAAAGTTTGGGTTGCTGATTTTATCTTTACGAATTGTGCGGATGTTTGTCCACCGATGACTTTTAACATGGCAAAACTGCAAAAAAAGGTGAAAGAAGAAGGAATTGAGAACATAGAATTTGTTTCGTTCAGCGTTGATCCGACTGTTGATGATCCTGAAACTTTGAAAAAGTATGGCGAAAAATACCACGCTGATCAAAGTAACTGGCATTTTCTAACAGGCTATAAGCAGGAAGAAATTGAAAAATTTGCGCTCGACAATTTTAAAGCGTTAGTTAAAAAACCGAAGCAGGGTGATCAAGTTATTCACGGAACAAGTTTCTATCTTGTCGACAAGAATGGAAATGTGATGAAAGAATATACAGGTTTAAATGAAGTTCCTTTTGATGAAATAATAAGTGATATTAAAGCACTACAATAG
- a CDS encoding DUF2535 family protein — protein sequence MLFKSLEFKNVVGQKVKVIDIPVLEEDNPFYFMIQVRLQTFITTLYHERKARKCYSFRNHLKRVLKWPVYEQIFNSTELKNNA from the coding sequence TTGTTATTTAAAAGCCTGGAGTTCAAAAATGTAGTTGGACAGAAGGTAAAAGTCATTGATATTCCTGTATTGGAGGAAGATAACCCTTTTTATTTTATGATCCAAGTCCGTTTGCAAACTTTTATTACAACACTTTACCATGAGAGAAAGGCAAGAAAGTGCTATTCATTTAGAAACCATTTAAAGAGAGTGCTGAAATGGCCTGTTTATGAACAGATTTTCAATTCAACAGAATTAAAGAATAATGCTTAA
- the tatC gene encoding twin-arginine translocase subunit TatC: MEDKELNVVEHLEELRKRLIITVASFLIFFVVSFIYVKDIYKWLVRDLDVKLIVLGPSDVIWVYFMLATVIAVAATIPVFALEAWLFVRPALRPNERKVTLTYIPALFFLFIAGLCFGYFVIFPTVLNFLVELSGDLMETNFTAEKYFRFLMHMTLPFGVLFELPVVVMFLTSLGIINPYVLQKVRKYAYFVLVVISVIISPPDFMSDILVSIPLLFLYEISINLSKIVYKRKLKKEQDWNEEYGEEV, from the coding sequence ATGGAAGACAAGGAATTAAATGTAGTCGAGCACTTAGAAGAATTGCGAAAGCGCCTGATCATAACCGTTGCGTCATTTTTGATTTTTTTTGTCGTTAGTTTTATATATGTGAAAGATATTTATAAATGGCTCGTACGCGACCTGGATGTAAAATTAATCGTTCTCGGTCCAAGCGATGTCATTTGGGTTTATTTTATGTTGGCCACTGTCATCGCTGTGGCTGCCACAATCCCGGTATTTGCGCTTGAGGCGTGGCTGTTTGTAAGACCGGCATTAAGACCGAATGAAAGAAAAGTTACCCTGACTTATATTCCGGCATTATTTTTTCTTTTTATAGCAGGTCTTTGTTTCGGTTATTTTGTCATCTTCCCAACCGTCTTGAATTTTTTGGTCGAGTTGAGCGGAGATTTAATGGAAACAAATTTTACTGCGGAAAAATACTTCCGCTTTCTTATGCACATGACTTTGCCGTTCGGTGTGCTTTTTGAGCTGCCGGTTGTCGTCATGTTCCTTACATCTCTTGGCATTATTAATCCGTACGTTTTGCAAAAAGTGCGCAAATATGCATACTTTGTCTTAGTTGTTATTTCTGTCATTATCTCGCCGCCGGACTTTATGTCAGATATTTTAGTGTCGATTCCATTATTATTCCTTTACGAAATCAGCATCAACTTATCGAAAATCGTTTATAAGCGCAAATTAAAAAAAGAACAGGACTGGAATGAAGAATATGGTGAGGAAGTTTAA
- the tatA gene encoding twin-arginine translocase TatA/TatE family subunit codes for MSNIGVPGLILILVLALIIFGPKKLPEIGRAFGQTLREFKKSTRDLTNDVMEEFDDVKKKELK; via the coding sequence ATGTCAAATATCGGTGTTCCAGGTTTAATACTTATACTTGTTCTGGCATTAATTATTTTCGGTCCGAAAAAACTTCCGGAAATCGGCCGTGCCTTTGGCCAAACATTGCGTGAATTTAAAAAATCAACACGTGATCTAACAAACGATGTCATGGAAGAATTTGATGATGTCAAAAAGAAAGAACTGAAATAA
- the ilvA gene encoding threonine ammonia-lyase IlvA yields MEQKVLKKKWVHVEDILIAYQQLKDIVAHTPLQKNERLSEKYECNIYLKREDLQHVRSFKLRGAYYSMKTLSEEKLANGVVCASAGNHAQGVAYACRQLGVNGKIFMPSTTPRQKVSQVEMFGRGHVEIILVGDTFDDSYNEAVLCAEKENRTFIHPFDDETVIAGQGTVAVEILNDCEEPIDFVFASIGGGGLMSGLSTYIKSISPLTKLIGVEPEGAPSMKKSISLGAVTTLEDIDKFVDGAAVKSVGEKTLDICRELVDDILLVPEGKVCSAILELYNEHAIVAEPAGALPIAALDFYKDEIKGKTVVCVISGGNNDIGRMQEIKERSLQYEGLLYYFIVNFPQRAGALREFLDEVLGPTDDITRFEYTKKNNKENGPALVGIELKHREDYHDLISRMKKKGFPFQEINKDSNLYHLLV; encoded by the coding sequence ATGGAACAGAAAGTATTGAAAAAGAAATGGGTACATGTTGAGGATATTTTGATCGCCTATCAGCAGCTTAAAGATATTGTCGCCCATACACCGCTTCAAAAAAATGAACGATTATCAGAAAAGTACGAGTGCAACATTTATTTAAAAAGGGAAGATCTCCAGCATGTGCGTTCCTTTAAACTGCGTGGAGCTTATTATTCAATGAAAACACTAAGCGAGGAAAAATTAGCGAATGGTGTTGTATGCGCGAGTGCCGGCAATCATGCCCAGGGCGTTGCTTATGCCTGCAGGCAGCTTGGCGTGAACGGGAAAATCTTTATGCCGTCAACAACCCCAAGACAAAAAGTCAGCCAAGTGGAAATGTTCGGGAGAGGGCATGTGGAAATTATTCTTGTCGGCGATACATTTGATGATTCATATAACGAAGCAGTTTTATGCGCAGAAAAGGAAAACCGTACATTTATCCATCCATTTGATGATGAAACCGTCATTGCCGGTCAAGGCACCGTTGCGGTTGAAATATTAAATGACTGTGAAGAGCCGATCGATTTTGTATTTGCCAGCATTGGCGGCGGCGGACTTATGTCAGGGTTAAGCACATATATTAAAAGTATTTCTCCTCTTACAAAATTAATTGGTGTAGAGCCAGAGGGTGCACCGTCAATGAAAAAGTCAATATCATTGGGAGCTGTCACCACACTTGAAGATATTGATAAATTCGTTGATGGAGCTGCAGTTAAATCTGTTGGTGAAAAAACATTGGATATTTGCCGTGAACTTGTTGATGACATTTTGCTCGTGCCGGAGGGAAAAGTTTGTTCGGCCATTTTGGAGTTGTATAATGAACATGCGATTGTAGCTGAGCCTGCCGGAGCATTGCCAATTGCGGCCTTGGATTTTTACAAAGACGAAATAAAAGGAAAGACCGTTGTCTGCGTGATCAGCGGAGGCAATAACGATATTGGGCGGATGCAAGAGATTAAAGAGCGCTCCCTTCAATATGAAGGATTGCTTTATTACTTCATCGTAAATTTTCCGCAGCGTGCAGGCGCCTTAAGGGAATTTTTGGATGAAGTTCTTGGACCAACTGATGATATTACAAGATTTGAATATACAAAGAAAAATAATAAAGAAAATGGACCGGCTCTCGTGGGCATCGAACTTAAGCATAGAGAAGACTACCATGATTTAATTTCGCGAATGAAAAAAAAGGGATTTCCGTTTCAGGAAATTAATAAAGACAGCAACTTGTATCATTTGCTCGTTTAG
- a CDS encoding dihydrofolate reductase, with amino-acid sequence MISLIWAMDENRVIGKDNQLPWHLPEDLKFFKRVTMGHPIAMGRKTHDSIGRNLPGRENIVITRQNDFQCDGCTVLHSVQELVDYAAEKNKEVFVIGGAEIFKQILPFADRLYLTQIYDRFEGDTFFPELNMEEWELLSQEKGIKDEKNPYDYEFLIYHRK; translated from the coding sequence ATGATTTCTTTAATATGGGCAATGGATGAAAACCGTGTGATCGGAAAAGACAATCAACTCCCATGGCACCTGCCGGAAGACTTAAAATTTTTTAAGCGGGTGACGATGGGCCATCCAATTGCGATGGGCCGAAAAACGCACGATTCGATCGGCAGGAATCTTCCGGGTAGAGAAAATATTGTCATTACAAGACAGAACGATTTTCAATGCGACGGATGTACGGTTCTTCATTCCGTTCAAGAGCTTGTCGATTATGCAGCTGAAAAAAATAAAGAAGTTTTCGTTATCGGCGGAGCGGAAATTTTTAAACAAATATTACCGTTTGCAGACCGGCTGTATTTGACACAAATTTATGACAGATTTGAGGGAGACACATTCTTCCCTGAGCTTAATATGGAAGAATGGGAACTCCTCTCACAAGAAAAAGGAATAAAGGATGAAAAAAATCCTTACGATTATGAATTTCTAATTTATCATCGAAAATAA
- a CDS encoding thymidylate synthase codes for MKQYLQLCEHVLNNGIVKDDRTGTGTISTFGYQMRFDLQEGFPLLTTKKLHVKSIIHELLWFLKGDTNVKYLQENGVRIWNEWADENGDLGPVYGHQWRSWTGADGQTIDQISELIDQIKNNPNSRRLIVSAWNVADLPKMALPPCHCLFQFYVADGKLSCQLYQRSADVFLGVPFNIASYALLTFMIAKVCGLEPGEFIHTFGDVHIYLNHIEQVKLQLTRDPRPLPKMKIARDVNDIFDFRYEDFVLEGYDPHPHIKGVVSV; via the coding sequence TTGAAGCAATATTTACAGCTTTGCGAGCATGTTTTAAATAATGGAATTGTAAAAGATGATCGTACTGGAACAGGAACAATCAGCACGTTCGGCTATCAAATGAGGTTTGACTTGCAGGAAGGTTTTCCACTGTTAACAACAAAGAAACTTCATGTAAAATCGATTATCCATGAATTGCTATGGTTTTTAAAAGGTGATACAAACGTCAAGTACCTTCAGGAAAATGGGGTGCGGATATGGAACGAATGGGCCGATGAAAATGGGGATCTTGGTCCGGTGTACGGGCATCAGTGGCGGTCCTGGACCGGAGCGGACGGCCAAACGATTGACCAAATCAGCGAGCTGATTGATCAAATTAAAAACAATCCGAACTCCAGAAGATTGATCGTCAGTGCCTGGAATGTGGCCGATCTTCCGAAAATGGCGCTTCCGCCGTGCCATTGTTTGTTTCAATTTTATGTCGCAGACGGGAAACTATCCTGCCAGCTTTATCAACGTTCGGCTGATGTTTTCCTCGGAGTACCATTTAATATCGCTTCCTATGCATTATTGACATTCATGATTGCGAAAGTTTGCGGCCTTGAACCTGGTGAATTTATACATACGTTTGGGGATGTCCATATTTATCTGAACCATATTGAACAAGTAAAACTTCAATTAACAAGGGATCCCCGTCCGCTTCCAAAGATGAAAATAGCCAGGGATGTGAACGATATTTTCGATTTCCGCTACGAAGATTTTGTTCTTGAGGGTTATGATCCTCACCCGCATATTAAAGGGGTTGTCAGTGTATGA
- a CDS encoding anthrax toxin lethal factor-related metalloendopeptidase, with amino-acid sequence MRKWFRMVSVVSVSLALLGNSPSPIDSIKLKDFSSHSVLKDQLNLQSPDILGDMILLPEGPFDQKEAASIISHIDNLPESMLKKAAQKGISVKLFEGKLTDNPSAQHLRGIIPRGYKNGTTWDEVPGIGGAKTVLVKIGSSEKGKGHGSVNLELHELAHSIDRYVYNEIRYEETFLRIWELERNNLFPGRAYFLTFPEEYFAESFAMYYLGGKYKQELKQKAPATYRFIKNLK; translated from the coding sequence ATGCGCAAGTGGTTTCGAATGGTTTCCGTTGTTTCTGTTTCCCTTGCATTATTGGGAAATTCCCCGTCGCCGATTGACAGCATTAAATTAAAAGATTTTTCAAGCCACTCTGTCCTCAAGGATCAATTGAACCTCCAATCTCCCGATATTCTCGGTGACATGATTTTGCTGCCGGAGGGGCCTTTTGACCAGAAGGAAGCTGCTTCAATCATCTCTCACATCGATAATCTCCCTGAATCCATGCTGAAAAAAGCAGCCCAAAAAGGGATTTCAGTAAAATTATTTGAAGGCAAGCTGACGGACAATCCTTCCGCACAACATTTGCGCGGCATCATTCCCCGCGGCTACAAAAATGGGACAACATGGGATGAGGTGCCCGGAATAGGAGGAGCGAAGACAGTTCTAGTGAAGATCGGCTCCAGTGAAAAAGGAAAAGGGCACGGTTCAGTCAATCTAGAACTTCATGAACTGGCACATTCCATCGACCGGTATGTATATAATGAAATTCGATACGAAGAAACATTTTTAAGAATATGGGAACTAGAAAGAAATAATTTATTCCCTGGGAGAGCCTACTTTTTAACATTTCCCGAAGAATATTTTGCTGAAAGCTTTGCGATGTATTACCTTGGCGGAAAATATAAGCAGGAATTAAAACAAAAAGCTCCCGCAACTTACCGATTCATCAAAAATCTGAAATGA
- a CDS encoding TerC family protein encodes MSLLEGIIQTYSQFFDWDMWVKVLTDPVSLGLIGTLVILEGLLSADNALVLAVMVKHLPTEKRKKALFYGLLGAYTFRFIAIGLGVFLIKLWWVKVLGASYLAWLSIKYFMDKKKGEEHEPEEVKGIDKNGLLIRLFGTFWGTVISVELMDIAFSVDSVLAAFGISQEIWILLLGGMLGILMMRGVAGVFIKLIDRVPELETTAYVLIFIIAAKMMAGVFGFHLDHIYFLILLLIIFGITFVIHNLNKKKETAEHKKENVL; translated from the coding sequence ATGTCATTACTAGAAGGTATTATTCAAACATATTCCCAATTTTTCGACTGGGATATGTGGGTGAAAGTCTTAACAGACCCTGTCAGCTTGGGGTTAATTGGAACACTTGTCATTCTCGAAGGATTATTGTCAGCCGATAACGCTTTAGTGCTGGCTGTAATGGTGAAACATTTGCCAACGGAGAAACGGAAAAAAGCGCTTTTCTATGGATTGTTGGGAGCGTATACTTTCCGGTTTATCGCAATCGGCTTAGGTGTATTTTTAATAAAACTTTGGTGGGTGAAGGTACTCGGTGCATCGTATTTGGCCTGGTTATCGATAAAATATTTTATGGATAAGAAAAAGGGCGAGGAACATGAGCCAGAAGAAGTTAAAGGTATTGATAAAAATGGTCTGCTGATTCGATTGTTTGGTACTTTCTGGGGAACAGTTATATCGGTAGAATTAATGGACATTGCCTTTTCTGTCGACAGCGTTTTGGCTGCATTCGGCATCAGTCAGGAAATCTGGATTCTGTTATTGGGCGGTATGCTTGGTATCTTAATGATGCGCGGAGTAGCCGGAGTATTTATAAAACTGATTGATAGAGTACCTGAGCTAGAAACAACTGCATATGTTTTGATTTTCATTATTGCTGCAAAAATGATGGCTGGAGTATTCGGCTTTCATTTAGACCATATTTACTTTTTGATTCTCCTGTTAATTATATTTGGCATCACTTTTGTCATTCACAACTTGAATAAGAAAAAAGAAACAGCTGAACATAAAAAAGAGAATGTACTATAA
- a CDS encoding YpjP family protein has translation MPKWLRKSFVVLVSILTLGMVTPSPDFLYDNANAQKQPKRDTYESDSAEKLDETTAEESNFEEASSVKDVFIQNMVKEAEEQSYRKFGPRIKPVIEDEFKELILPNIEKAIATVAAQYPNEELSRLEVTEVPGGGTSEKIFHIMDSRTKTDLIRFHVRRDHPPLEGYWFNFHYHTHHDNFQAHHHLGSIYWDKNTPPKWKSV, from the coding sequence ATGCCTAAATGGCTTCGAAAATCATTCGTCGTACTTGTATCCATATTAACGTTAGGTATGGTTACCCCGTCTCCGGACTTTTTATATGACAATGCAAACGCACAAAAGCAGCCGAAACGGGATACATATGAATCCGATTCTGCAGAGAAATTGGATGAAACTACGGCAGAAGAAAGCAATTTTGAGGAAGCATCATCAGTCAAGGATGTATTTATTCAAAATATGGTTAAGGAAGCAGAGGAACAATCATACAGAAAATTCGGACCGAGAATTAAGCCCGTCATTGAGGATGAATTTAAAGAATTGATTCTTCCCAACATTGAAAAAGCAATTGCAACGGTTGCTGCCCAGTACCCGAATGAGGAGCTGTCTCGTCTTGAAGTTACGGAAGTTCCCGGAGGAGGCACTTCAGAGAAAATTTTCCATATCATGGACAGCCGGACGAAAACAGATCTGATCCGTTTTCATGTAAGAAGGGATCATCCGCCACTTGAAGGCTACTGGTTTAATTTTCATTATCATACACACCATGACAATTTCCAGGCCCATCACCATCTCGGGTCTATTTATTGGGATAAAAACACCCCGCCGAAGTGGAAAAGTGTGTAG